The following coding sequences are from one Paenibacillus tundrae window:
- a CDS encoding TetR/AcrR family transcriptional regulator: MSDPTESTDRRIKKSKAALKHALIKLMQKQPFREISITDIVKLADLNRGTFYKHYQYKEDLFDEIIDDVIQDLVTSYREPYQGKEVFEVSHMPSSAIRIFEHVYQHAPFYTLAVKSEASSSFQQMICNVLRDLALQDLNEIFPTHINRELLASYQSHAIFGMIIEWIHQEFRHSPGYMAEELFKIINYKPANVVYHSTHREPATQYVQKNGMTLE; this comes from the coding sequence ATGTCAGACCCTACCGAATCCACGGATCGAAGAATTAAGAAATCCAAAGCTGCGCTGAAACATGCACTCATTAAGCTTATGCAAAAGCAACCTTTTAGAGAAATATCCATTACCGATATTGTGAAGTTGGCGGATCTGAATCGGGGAACCTTCTATAAGCACTATCAGTACAAAGAAGACCTGTTTGACGAGATCATAGACGATGTCATTCAAGACCTGGTCACCTCTTACCGAGAGCCTTACCAAGGCAAAGAAGTTTTTGAAGTCAGTCATATGCCATCATCAGCCATCCGCATCTTTGAGCACGTCTATCAGCACGCCCCATTCTATACTCTTGCCGTCAAATCCGAGGCATCCTCCAGCTTCCAACAGATGATCTGTAATGTTCTTCGCGACCTCGCCTTACAGGATCTAAACGAAATATTCCCAACGCATATCAACCGCGAGTTGCTCGCAAGTTATCAATCTCATGCTATCTTCGGCATGATTATCGAGTGGATTCATCAGGAGTTCAGACACAGCCCCGGTTATATGGCCGAGGAATTGTTCAAAATTATTAATTATAAACCCGCTAATGTGGTCTATCATTCGACTCACCGCGAACCTGCAACACAATATGTACAAAAAAATGGAATGACCCTCGAATGA
- a CDS encoding SDR family oxidoreductase, translated as MKLQDKVAVVTGAGSGMGRAIATLYAREGAKVVVSDINEQSAQTVASEIKESGGEAIVVLANVAKEEDVQNLIDVTVSTYGTVDILVNNAGIMDGMEPAADITDEKWERLFAVNTTSVMRTTRKVLPIFQEKQKGVIVNIASAGGLHGGRAGAAYTASKHAVIGFTKNTGYMYAEQGIRCNAIAPGAVATNISSSMTGISPFGAGRQQLGMAINPRVGTSEEIAKVALFLGSDESSFVNGTVITADAGWSSY; from the coding sequence ATGAAACTTCAAGATAAAGTTGCTGTTGTGACAGGTGCAGGTTCAGGCATGGGGCGAGCGATTGCCACACTATATGCTAGAGAAGGTGCCAAAGTCGTTGTGTCAGATATTAACGAACAGTCCGCTCAGACGGTTGCTAGTGAGATCAAGGAATCAGGCGGAGAAGCCATCGTGGTTTTGGCTAATGTAGCCAAAGAAGAAGATGTGCAAAATCTGATTGATGTGACGGTAAGTACCTATGGGACTGTGGATATTCTGGTGAATAATGCAGGCATCATGGATGGCATGGAGCCAGCAGCAGATATCACCGATGAGAAGTGGGAGAGATTGTTCGCCGTAAATACAACCAGCGTAATGCGGACTACGCGTAAAGTATTGCCGATCTTCCAAGAGAAACAAAAAGGAGTCATCGTGAACATTGCTTCAGCAGGTGGATTGCACGGCGGACGTGCGGGAGCCGCTTATACAGCTTCCAAACACGCAGTAATTGGTTTCACCAAAAATACGGGATACATGTATGCCGAGCAAGGCATTCGTTGTAATGCCATCGCTCCAGGGGCTGTGGCAACTAACATTAGCTCCTCAATGACAGGAATCAGCCCATTTGGTGCTGGACGCCAACAACTAGGTATGGCGATCAACCCACGTGTAGGTACGAGTGAAGAGATTGCCAAAGTGGCTTTGTTCCTCGGCTCGGATGAATCTAGCTTCGTTAACGGAACCGTCATTACGGCTGATGCAGGCTGGAGTTCATACTAA
- a CDS encoding LacI family DNA-binding transcriptional regulator translates to MITIKDIAKLAGVSPSTVSRVISNHPRISTETSLKVKKIMKELNYHPNIMAKSLVSKTTQTLGIMLPRPAEELFQNYFFGELLRGIITLATRNNYELLLTTETSSDDELHAISRLVHGRRVDGILLLGSKRDDPIISFLEEEEFPFVLIGRSEAHPNAPMVDNDNVQTAYDATQHLIAQGHTRIGFVSGPPEITLSHDRMRGYQKALAEAELHANRDWIVEGEFLQESGFRAMSLFMSLPDRPTAIVVIDDNVAFGVLRALAELGYQVPEDISVVSFNNIALSELASPPLSSIDIGTYQLGYTAVQVLLKIIGGEPQTHNPVIIPHRLIVRESSLYSKTKSSLS, encoded by the coding sequence ATGATTACGATCAAGGATATAGCCAAATTGGCGGGTGTCTCCCCTTCTACAGTATCACGGGTGATTTCCAACCATCCCAGAATTAGCACCGAGACGTCTCTTAAAGTAAAGAAAATTATGAAAGAACTCAACTATCATCCCAATATTATGGCGAAGAGCCTTGTGTCCAAAACGACGCAAACCCTTGGGATTATGCTTCCGCGCCCTGCAGAGGAGTTGTTCCAGAACTACTTCTTTGGGGAATTGCTACGAGGTATTATTACACTCGCCACACGCAACAATTATGAATTGCTACTAACAACCGAAACATCATCCGACGATGAATTGCACGCCATATCCCGGCTTGTTCATGGCCGAAGAGTAGATGGCATTCTGCTGCTAGGTTCGAAGCGAGATGATCCGATCATTTCATTTCTGGAAGAGGAAGAGTTTCCTTTTGTATTGATCGGTCGCAGCGAAGCTCACCCGAATGCACCCATGGTGGATAATGACAATGTGCAGACTGCTTATGATGCAACGCAGCATCTGATTGCACAAGGACATACGCGGATTGGATTCGTGAGTGGCCCGCCGGAAATTACGTTATCCCATGATCGTATGCGAGGATATCAGAAGGCTCTTGCCGAAGCAGAGTTACATGCCAATCGGGACTGGATTGTGGAGGGTGAATTCCTACAGGAGAGCGGATTCCGAGCGATGTCTCTATTCATGTCTTTGCCTGATAGACCGACAGCTATTGTTGTTATTGATGATAATGTGGCTTTTGGAGTATTAAGAGCTCTTGCCGAGCTGGGATATCAGGTACCTGAGGATATTAGCGTGGTCAGTTTTAACAATATAGCCTTATCCGAACTGGCTTCACCGCCACTCAGCTCCATCGATATCGGAACCTATCAGCTTGGCTATACGGCAGTTCAAGTGTTACTCAAAATTATAGGCGGGGAGCCGCAAACGCATAATCCCGTCATTATTCCACATCGATTAATTGTGCGAGAATCCTCACTGTACTCCAAAACTAAGTCGTCACTGAGCTGA